One window of the Runella slithyformis DSM 19594 genome contains the following:
- a CDS encoding HlyD family secretion protein yields the protein MRYLIGGIAVLIGMSGCGDTDKTKEAKAGRDTVQVAPTKNEIVGVGRIEPEDGVIELTAGATGRILEILVKDNQTVEKGMPLLRIDIALENAQVQQAQSKLSTQQAAVSVNQSTLEGLRVNLENARETYQRNLDLYKGNAQTKQVLDDSKASVDKLTKDVETAEASIRQSQSRMGELQADLRYYRTVVNNKRVEALMAGKILKMTVKTGDYINNDTKIAEFAPSGGLYAKTEVDELYAERVNVGQKAYIVSQTTGDTLATGMVSFAADYLKQKSLFKDQATEQEDRRVREVFIRLDTGKMPLIGSRVDCVILLK from the coding sequence ATGAGATACCTGATCGGAGGAATAGCCGTCCTGATAGGAATGAGCGGCTGCGGTGATACCGACAAAACAAAAGAGGCAAAAGCAGGCAGGGATACGGTGCAGGTGGCACCGACCAAAAACGAAATCGTTGGGGTTGGGCGGATAGAGCCGGAAGACGGCGTCATCGAGCTGACCGCCGGGGCCACGGGGCGGATACTGGAAATCCTTGTGAAAGATAATCAAACGGTTGAAAAAGGGATGCCTTTACTCCGCATTGACATTGCCCTTGAAAACGCTCAGGTACAACAGGCCCAAAGCAAGCTGTCCACTCAGCAGGCGGCTGTTTCGGTCAATCAGTCTACGCTGGAAGGGCTTCGGGTCAATCTGGAGAATGCCCGGGAGACCTACCAAAGAAACTTGGATCTTTACAAAGGAAACGCCCAAACGAAACAGGTCTTGGACGACAGCAAGGCGAGTGTTGATAAACTCACGAAGGATGTCGAAACGGCGGAGGCCTCTATTCGTCAGTCACAAAGCCGGATGGGCGAGTTGCAGGCGGATCTTCGGTACTACCGCACGGTCGTAAATAACAAAAGAGTGGAAGCCCTGATGGCAGGCAAAATTCTTAAAATGACGGTCAAGACGGGCGATTATATCAACAACGATACCAAAATCGCGGAATTTGCGCCAAGCGGAGGGCTGTATGCCAAAACGGAAGTGGATGAACTTTACGCCGAACGGGTTAATGTAGGTCAAAAGGCGTACATCGTCTCGCAAACAACCGGCGATACGCTGGCCACCGGAATGGTAAGCTTTGCGGCTGATTACCTCAAACAGAAATCGCTATTTAAAGACCAGGCGACCGAGCAGGAGGACCGTCGGGTACGGGAAGTGTTCATACGGCTTGATACGGGAAAAATGCCGCTCATCGGCAGCAGGGTAGATTGCGTGATTTTGCTGAAATAA
- a CDS encoding ABC transporter permease, giving the protein MFKEAFKFMWYDRAKMFGILFGMILSVFLVGQQVMICLALLGGTVSLATFNKEYIWVVSDKSKQVTDLPLIDMRIARELRTVNGVKAVHPMILSAGTLKFNDGLTFPVSLVGTQAPVFAGGPWRVAVGKPMDMLQDEGVFLDAQNSEFGKFLKRGDRHEFNGKRIKIAGLTAKTEGLGNTYGFTTIERARYLCNIPTTRASAFLVESQRGFFPDTVVANIEHELPGIKARTGEAFEQESLRYFAGSSGIVASFGLLVVFAVITGFAIVGLTMYSAVSDRLRDYGTLKAIGGTNATIRRLILSQAAIYALVGFGLAYGLLLFFINATKGSLDLQLTPLLSYSLVGVTLFIALLGSWFGMRRILKLEPAQVFRT; this is encoded by the coding sequence ATGTTTAAAGAAGCATTCAAATTTATGTGGTACGACCGGGCCAAGATGTTCGGTATCCTGTTCGGAATGATTCTGTCCGTTTTCTTGGTCGGTCAGCAGGTGATGATCTGTCTGGCGCTGCTGGGGGGGACGGTTTCACTGGCGACCTTCAATAAAGAATATATTTGGGTCGTGAGCGATAAAAGTAAGCAGGTCACCGACTTACCTTTGATCGACATGCGCATCGCGCGCGAGCTGCGTACCGTCAACGGCGTCAAAGCCGTCCACCCCATGATTTTGTCGGCCGGGACCCTTAAGTTTAACGACGGCCTGACGTTCCCCGTTTCGCTGGTGGGCACGCAGGCCCCCGTATTTGCCGGCGGCCCTTGGAGGGTAGCCGTGGGAAAACCCATGGATATGCTGCAGGATGAAGGCGTATTTTTAGACGCGCAAAACTCCGAGTTCGGGAAATTTCTTAAACGGGGCGACCGGCATGAGTTTAACGGAAAACGCATCAAGATCGCGGGCCTTACGGCCAAAACCGAAGGCTTGGGCAATACCTACGGTTTTACCACCATCGAGCGGGCCCGTTATCTGTGCAACATTCCCACCACCCGGGCATCGGCTTTTTTGGTGGAGTCTCAACGGGGATTTTTTCCCGACACCGTCGTTGCCAACATTGAACATGAACTTCCGGGCATTAAAGCCCGTACCGGCGAGGCGTTTGAGCAGGAGTCGCTTCGGTATTTTGCCGGGAGCAGTGGGATCGTCGCTTCCTTCGGTCTATTGGTCGTCTTTGCCGTGATCACGGGCTTTGCCATTGTGGGCCTGACGATGTATTCCGCCGTCAGCGACCGACTGCGCGACTACGGTACCCTCAAAGCCATCGGCGGCACCAACGCCACCATCCGACGGTTGATCCTGTCGCAGGCGGCGATCTACGCCTTGGTGGGTTTTGGGTTAGCCTATGGATTGCTGCTCTTTTTTATCAACGCCACCAAAGGGTCCCTCGACCTGCAACTGACCCCGCTCCTGTCTTATTCGTTGGTGGGCGTCACGCTTTTCATTGCGTTGCTGGGAAGCTGGTTTGGGATGCGCCGAATCCTGAAGTTGGAACCTGCTCAGGTATTTCGTACCTAA